Part of the Lotus japonicus ecotype B-129 chromosome 6, LjGifu_v1.2 genome, ctttgaaatctgattggttgacggtgtaaaaaaacgttacaccgtcggtgcatccaACTTTTTCTCTTCATTGTTTCCTTAACTCtgcaatttttttattcatgatttttcctttcattAATGTTCGATCAATGCGACCGACCCAcacattttttttcatatatgcAAAACTGGAATATTTATGGTTAGAAGATGCCATAGTGAACTGGAAGAGCCATTCTTCATTGATAAAAATGTGCCTTATCACTAGACCACTGAAGAAAGTGGTGTATCAAGTGAAAATACACTATTGGTCCCCGCAAAGGGTAAAATTTGGTAGTACATAATTTGACTAGTTTTTGCTATAGTAAGTTGCAATGGAGCTAGACGTGACTTTTAgaccttttctttctcttctgaAGGAAATTGTGAAGTGATCTCTTTATGCAAAAGCCTTGCATTAATAGTGCTTGAGGTTGCAATGGAAACAATGGTATTGAAGCTGGTCCTTTGTTACCCTTCCTTGCTTCCATTTCTTGACTTCCCAACCATATTATCACTCTAGCCTGCAAATAATTTCAACCGTTTCTTCCAATTAATAATTTCAACCATGTTGATAACGAATTCATTTCCTTTTCTTAAAAAAGACTACTAGCcaaatttaattagtttttcCATCACATTATATTATAATGGTTTCTCTACTATGGACGGAGAAATAACTGTTTATCAAGTTAAACATGGTGAGTAACATGCACTTATAAATTATAGTTATTGGTGCGTGTACCGATTTTGAATATAGTCTACCATAGAATCGCTCATTAAAGATCTTAAACTTTGAAACCATATTGCACTTTACACATTGAACTTTTAAAttactttagttttttttatattccaTTAAATAAATGAGGAAAACATGATTATGAAattcaacaaaaagaatgaagaactTGTCAAAGATACTAGAATTTACCGCTACGGAAATTACATACCTGAAGTTCTGTAACATCCAACATGTGGCGTCTACTATGAGGAATGGCAACCATTTGCTGGTTTACGTTCAACGCCTCATTCCTAAAAAATCCTTGCACAAAAAGATAAATTTGCAAGTGCAAGAAAAACTCCATTAGTTTCCTGAGAAAATAACCGAAATCACAACAAGATAAATAACATTGAATTTAAAAAGTCCGAAATTGCTTACATTGATTCACGGGATGAAGGATTTGATCGAAGATTCAAATAGCAGTTTCTCTTCATGATAATGTCTATTCTGAATTCAGAGTGTAAAAGAGAGAGCCAAGAAAAAAAGATTCTAATCGggtgagaaatatgaaaatggcAAGTACATGTTGGAGAACACAAAGATATAGAAGACACGAGGTTGGTTTGATGCATGAGACAGAGATTTCAAGGggtggtatatatatatataggtgttGGGAGCgtgaataaagaaaaagaaaggcgTTAGGAAAAAGATTTGTCTAGCATGATAAAAAGAACAATTTGgttcacaaattaaaatatcaaagcttgcaaattaattttaacatattaaaaatatattatatataatatgtACTACATATGTAACTAGTAATAAAAGGATTTTTAATGAATATCCGTACCGATTTTTAACATGATCCGTTATCACTGAATTGAAAAAACAAAGTATTTGAATGAAGGAGTTGAATGAGTACTAAGCACGTTGGAAATGAGTTACACATGTTCAAAACTTTTGTATAGGGTTGTAGCTCTCATGAGTTACGTACCTGCAGCGTGATGAAAATTAATGAATTAACGTCACACAGTAAACTTGACGTGTATTTTCACGTGGCTGCTATTTGTTGGTAGCTACTTTTGCTTGCTCTTTTGAAGTGGAAATTACCCGAATTGGAAATTTTGCTTTCTTTGTGTATGCCACACTTAATGCATTGTGTCTTATTTGTGTTTCCACTTCTTTCACGTGGTGGAATTCAGATCATAAAATGAGTGATGAGTGAGTGACACCCTTGTTGTTCTTCTCAATTCTAATTCTAATCGCTTTTGTGGATTTCACATTTCACCCACAAGTGTGTTTTATGGGTTTGTGTACGATTGGGACCAAAAGAATCCAAGACTGAAACCCAACGTTTCAATTTTCAACCCCTTAAAGACCACGTTCCATGTAGGCTCTAGTTTTTATTCTTTCTGACTATGGCAGctcttttcagttttcaccTTTTCCTTTTCGTCATAGGCGGTTTTACCACCTGGCCTGCCTGGGCCAGTGCCCAGGCTCCATGgccaaaaagtaattttttatttgggcTGTATAGGGCGTTTTTGGGcgtaaaaaatcaaaaaattggGCAAAACATAATTGAGCAAGACTTATAGTGATTCATTAATAGTCAAGGAATGAGATACAAGGCTTCTTCACGTGGTCTCTAGCCTCGGTTCCATGAACTGTCTTTAGTCCCTATCTTTGTATGTTTCTAGTCTAGGTGGCAGGCCATGTGCTTAGCATTGTATTTCTAGGTTGTTTATTGCCAATCTTGATGTATTCTTTGGACTGAGTCCATTTCAATGAAACATCTTCCaacttttacaaaaaaaaaaaagacttgtcTTCTGTATAATTAGTTTTTAGCTTTTTATTGAAGAATACAATATTTAAGATCATACCATAATTTATACAATGCTTTTGCGAAATAAAACATGCTCCTCATTTGTATGAAAATATTGAGGTGAACATCAAATTAGCTTTCATATTTCTAGTGAAAGTATTTCTTCCAAGAATGCTGGATTATGAAATTGCCACTTATGAAGGGAAAGACAAATAAGAAGTTTTTGTGAAATAATTTATGCTAGTGTAAATGCAGTGATGTTATCTTTCTAgagttttgtttttaaaattatCCCTCTCAGTCTCAGACATTTCAAGACCAGAAGAAAATTGGAGATCTTGAAAAGCAGCACAAAAAATTGGTTTTGATTTATTAGTTATTTTTTCGTTCTATATCGTTGAATATTaactttaatttattaaattttagagATGAGAAGGTTTTTGGTTGATAGAGCAAGTATATAGAATGTGAATGTTGTGCAATCGGAATCCGAAGTAGAGTCTCCGCCTAATGTTGTCAATGAGTGTAATCCAAATGAGATTGTGCGTGATCCAGGTCATACGAAACAAATTAATGAGCATGCTCCGAATATTCAAGACAAAGTGAAAAGggcattgtaacaccccgatttcggtggcgtcactttagtaaccaaaataaacttaatgcggaaaaaacgtgaatatttttttttgataataactaagacaagactgaattaaataaaacccaacaataacaataatcagaactaatatacaatatataaacagcccccgctgtagtagtaacctcgtcacgagtaaacctccagtgacggaaagaaaactgtaacgcccgaaggcaaaaggtacaatccacaagaaaggtcaagtgtccgcaacaccatccctcaaaactgagaataagctggcccatcggcctgaagcaagacctcctaagtccaaccaactctctgtgattcccgtaaagaaaccacacaaaaagctataggtgggaaactaccctgtccccaaagaaaacaaatgacgttcagagctaagactctactcctacactaatcccatctcgaggagctcacaccagcactaaaacctacatgctagcatgatcgtcgcccgaacctgaattcagaacgatctagtctaagtacaccatccgtcctcctctcgctaccgcgatgcgctcctgttccagcatctcaactctagttccccccgaagggtgaaccatcatgaatcagcccgccaaagacatctgacaaagggcgtttgttcgtcaaagcacacacagaagacgcgagggtcaactccaaagaattatataaataataccaccaatagataccattaaaagattagccacttaggcttataactagggataacatcctagggttgcattatctcatgatgaatataaacgacgataaatcacagttaacatgcctcaaatagaattaacaagtatcaaacacactcatcactaagtcagtatgcatgttgcatgaaatgatatgcaggttaacccagttaaccacatgcattccggaaagggatggacatcaaacggatcagccctaacaccagccacggtggaaccatttcggcccgcgtgcctcttacaccacacaaaggtagccagatcagcagtaaacccgtaggtctgccatttcggtctgctacaagagacgtctacaaacgctctttcacggcattccgggtcttatgaccattttggaaaccgacgaggtccagagtacgtcctgtgttaatacctcattaatgttgcatgtatgcaaaatgattagtcaaacaacgtctccgtcctcactcgacacgtcgccacgtgttctagggaagttaaagtctctaaaagcttaccctaaggtaaagtcgattctgcgaccaaaagacacacttcataacgacacatagctgctccaacagcaccacaacaaacgctgctccaacagcacaataacaaacgctgctccaacagcacaacaataaacgctgctccaacagcacaacaataaacgctgctccaacagcacaacaacaaactcaacacttggatccgacgacactcctcgtttttccaaaactatgatttgacttccaatgccttccttcgaggttgttatcattacttaaagattttgaggttatttaaggtcttatgaattttctttataaaatagattccattttgtcttatcgcaagtcttatacattttcgggatctcccaatcccaagtcgcttccaaaggatgtctcgatccactaaacaaaattaaggcccgaacctcgttcgtcctatcaaactttctcaaaactctcaaaataaaatcggcatgacctgcccgctattctcaccattcagaatctcagattccagtacagagcatatttaaatcatcacaatcaacaacatgtcatatatcaataaatcgcatcataaacacttagcacttagcatataaagcatgcaccacacatcctagattacccacatagcacatagcatgtaagacaatctcaaaaacattcagtagatgaatcatctacattgtcagccgaagcctcagaaaacattttccaatcacacacaattccagtgcataaacagtaaacaatgtcgaaacatcgaccctaagcattaactagagattcagtgagaagccctcacctgaaagttctccagaatgatcaactaatgcttcctcgctctcaaagtgttggtcctcggggaaatcctcaaaagcacctttacaataaaatcacagaatactatcagaatctatcggaaactaagctatcgatacttactaaggttactcgaagtaatctataccctaaggtacgataaac contains:
- the LOC130724188 gene encoding protein JAZ13 — encoded protein: MHQTNLVSSISLCSPTCTCHFHISHPIRIFFSWLSLLHSEFRIDIIMKRNCYLNLRSNPSSRESMNEALNVNQQMVAIPHSRRHMLDVTELQARVIIWLGSQEMEARKGNKGPASIPLFPLQPQALLMQGFCIKRSLHNFLQKRKKRSKSHV